One genomic segment of Uranotaenia lowii strain MFRU-FL unplaced genomic scaffold, ASM2978415v1 HiC_scaffold_34, whole genome shotgun sequence includes these proteins:
- the LOC129759952 gene encoding uncharacterized protein LOC129759952, whose amino-acid sequence MRIAINTPEDSTVNEQFIKLVQETPILWNLHLACYRNKELKHQKWAEIGAAFNISAQEAYKKFVALREKYKREQKLRETKSICEAESWRLYEKLKFLDTVSFSRDRRWAKPKTLFKRHNDLLMAMVKQDLASTIKVEYPDLHNQSNLHSSISSPTSPSYQLSGDPSENESSEAHFNESSDCFPDSNNTPSNRDAGSETAPDDVERIESYPDDHRQMEASGSSAFVHEPLYNNHQNRQDSKFIPMLQDFDRRKQSWSRCETLGQRIAQTMYALEENDPDLALKFDIILSEAITSIKKDQLQRLVNRQQQGQS is encoded by the exons atgCGTATAGCAATAAATACACCAGAAGATTCGACCGTCAATGAGCAGTTCATCAAACTGGTGCAGGAAACTCCGATTCTATGGAATCTTCATCTTGCTTGCTATCGGAATAAGGAGCTTAAGCATCAAAAATGGGCTGAAATCGGTGCCGCCTTCAATATAAGTG CGCAAGAAGCCTACAAAAAATTTGTCGCTTTACGAGAAAAATACAAACGAGAGCAAAAACTTCGAGAGACAAAAAGTATCTGCGAAGCGGAAAGCTGGCGCTTGTACGAGAAGCTCAAGTTTCTCGATACCGTTTCGTTTTCCCGGGATCGCCGATGGGCCAAACCTAAAACGTTATTCAAACGACATAATGATCTTCTAATGGCCATGGTCAAACAAGATCTGGCATCAACAATCAAAGTTGAATATCCGGATCTGCACAATCAGTCGAACCTGCATTCGTCAATTTCTTCCCCAACGTCGCCTAGCTACCAGCTCTCCGGGGATCCATCCGAGAACGAATCGAGTGAAGCTCACTTTAACGAAAGCTCAGATTGTTTTCCTGATTCAAACAACACCCCTTCGAATCGAGATGCTGGGTCTGAAACTGCTCCAGATGATGTGGAAAGGATCGAAAGCTATCCCGATGATCATCGCCAGATGGAAGCATCTGGAAGTTCAGCTTTCGTCCACGAACCCCTATATAATAACCACCAAAACCGACAAGACAGCAAATTCATCCCGATGTTGCAAGATTTCGACCGTCGGAAGCAAAGTTGGTCCCGTTGTGAAACACTGGGACAACGAATTGCACAAACAATGTACGCACTGGAGGAGAACGATCCAGATCTGGCACTGAAATTTGACATCATTCTCAGTGAAGCGATCACCAGTATTAAAAAGGATCAACTGCAGCGATTAGTCAACCGGCAGCAGCAGGGACAGAGTTAG
- the LOC129759951 gene encoding acyl-coenzyme A diphosphatase NUDT19-like produces MRKFAKYWRDSASLLILARDGTHAGTKNNYNYKVLVFKRTEKTSFMPNSIVFPGGAFDKQDETPHWNGFFKKHGISDDLLKNVTNIAGPRPFIFENDSGDALDRNLSLRLTALRESFEELGVFLGHSGQENSKPSANGYSKAVKNFDIISWQKWVHDNEKPFMELCESTSIVPDVFNMYEWSVWLTPTMFRKRRFETVFYLVALEEETEVVPEAHEVQEHFWDTPQGLLQAHREEKIWLAPPQCYEMTRLSHIYDIDEIVSFAKARNNLGSPLFCPVQLQCSDAAVFLLPGDDLYPQDYDYITPHKEELDKFKNLTAEQLRSQNQNLHRTEHTGLHAQRYFQTVTPFNGHLSLHGDNKHLAKL; encoded by the exons ATGAGAAAGTTTGCTAAATATTGGCGTGATTCGGCAAGTTTACTGATTCTCGCTAGAGATGGCACTCACGCAGGGACTAAAAACAACTACAACTACAAg GTGTTGGTTTTCAAACGTACCGAGAAAACATCGTTTATGCCGAATAGTATAGTGTTCCCTGGGGGAGCGTTCGATAAACAAGACGAAACACCTCATTGGAATGGGTTCTTCAAAAAACATGGCATTTCCGATGACCTGTTGAAAAACGTGACAAATATCGCTGGCCCAAGACcgtttattttcgaaaatgacAGTGGAGATGCTTTGGACAG AAATTTGTCCTTACGCCTAACTGCCTTGCGAGAATCCTTCGAAGAGCTCGGAGTGTTTCTAGGGCATTCTGGTCAAGAGAACTCTAAACCTAGCGCAAATGGTTACAGCAAGGCTGTAAAAAACTTTGACATTATTTCCTGGCAAAAATGGGTTCACGATAACGAGAAACCATTTATGGAGCTTTGTGAAAGCACAAGCATTGTGCCGGATGTGTTCAACATGTACGAATGGTCTGTTTGGTTGACACCGACCATGTTTCGCAAACGAAGATTCGAAACTGTCTTTTATCTAGTAGCACTGGAAGAGGAAACGGAAGTTGTTCCTGAGGCCCATGAAGTTCAAGAGCATTTT TGGGATACCCCCCAAGGACTTCTACAAGCGCACAGAGAAGAGAAAATATGGCTTGCTCCGCCGCAGTGCTACGAAATGACTCGACTGAGCCATATCTATGACATCGATGAAATCGTAAGCTTTGCCAAAGCCAGAAACAACCTAGGAAGTCCACTCTTTTGCCCGGTGCAGCTTCAATGCTCGGATGCGGCAGTGTTCTTGCTGCCGGGCGATGATCTCTACCCTCAAGACTACGACTACATTACCCCGCACAAGGAGGAGCTGGATAAGTTCAAAAATCTAACAGCCGAGCAACTTCGGTCCCAAAATCAAAACTTGCATCGAACGGAACATACTGGGTTGCATGCGCAACGATATTTCCAAACGGTAACTCCTTTCAATGGGCATTTGAGTTTGCACGGGGATAACAAGCATTTAGCAAAACTGTAA